The genomic stretch CGCCACATGAGAACAAAATGTGACCAAAGTAATTAGAATAACAACAGTGATGATGGGCCGGATTATTCGAGAGAGCAGGAATATCATTAACCGAGAAGAGGTTGGTGTAACCTCTCTGATAATATTTCTGCCTCACTGCTGCTTAACAGACTCTAGTTCTCTGAGCCTCCATCAGTTTGGATCCTTCATCTTTATGCAGAGGACACTCAGAAGACTCAAGGGCTTCTCTCATTACCGAGCTGAGCTCCAGTGACTGTCTCATTTGTTTAACTCTGTCAGAAATGAGCAGGAAAGTGAAGATGATGAGAAccaaggttttatttttgtttgaaggCCGCAGCCTCCGGCGCTCCACCCTCAGCCCCCAGTCCTCCATGGACAGCGACCTCGGTGCTTCAGAGGTGGAGGATGACTCCATCACTCTGGGATACAAACTGCAGGACCTCACCGACGTCCAGGTTATGGCCCGACTGCAGGAGGAGAGTGAGTTATTGattcaaacagacacacaacacaaagctAGAATAATTGCTAAACCAAGCCATTGTTAATAGTTATTAGTTGCACGTGTATGACAATTGATACGATGGAAAAAGCTTTTAATGCAAGATGCAAAATATCATTATGACATAATACaaattacataataaataaaataaaatgatgatacaataaaataagaaaacagacaCTCAGAATAACAGTCTGACCCTGgcagtggaaaaaataaacacttcaaGTGAACGTGAATAGACAGCGTGACATAGTTGCTCAATACTGAACCAACTTCAAAAACTGTTCCCATTAGACACAAACATGGGAAGTTTTTCAAAGTGACCCTTTAAACTGTTTCAAGTCAATTGAGtcaatataatttaaaaaacattttgggaaaaatggattgtatatttttttttggttttttttttgtcgtttctCTGTCGTTGTCTGCCGATTGACTTCTGCtgctgtccatctgtctctgttgtTCCCTCCTTtctaatattttaacatatgACACCAGATCTCAGAGCCCATCGCTACTTCAGCTTCATTAACCCCAGGAGGTGAtgattgtgtctgtgtgtgtttgtcctggcctttgtgtgtgtgtctgtgtctgtgtctgtgtgtgtgtgtgtgtgtgtgtgtgtctgtcttgcACGCTGGTCCTCATATTTTGCTCCCCCAGGTCTAAGACAGGACTACGCCAGCACGTCCTCCGTCCTGGCCAACCGCCGCAGCCAGAGCTTCACCTTCCAGCTCAGCCAGCTCAGCGCCGGCCCCGAcctggaggaggaagacgaggaggacgaCGAAGACTACGGCCTCCTGCCCCCGCCGCAGCCGCGCCTCACCCGCCTGCCACACTCCCACACCTTCTCCAGCATCCGAGACTGGCGAAGAAGCACCACTTCCCTGTCCACCCCACCTTCCACCCCCTCCACCCCGCCTTACCCTTCCGCTGGCTTCGCCTTTCAACCGCAGCTCCAGGCCCAGCCGCAGGGACTTGGACTGGGCAGCCTCTGCGCAGCCGAGCAGCATGGCTTCAGACCAGGATCAGGTGAGAAATAACAAgctgttgattattttatagATAATCAATGACTtatttggtctttaaaatgtcaaagaaatttccaaaaatatcaaTCAGAGGTCAAGATGATGTTGTCAGTTGTCTATGTTTTTCCACAACtcaaagatatttagtttactgTCACAAAGGAGGAAATTAAAAATCTTCACAGAAAATATTGACCTTTAAGGAGCTTGAAAAAATGGGGGAGCGGGGCTTAAATTTGTTCATCTATTATTACGTTAGTTGGGGATTAATTTTATAGTTGACATCTAGTCTAGCAATTGTTGCAGCTTTCtcgaaaaataaaacaaaaatgtagctCTGGCATAAATATCCATAAACCGTGGCGCCTTTTCATAATGCAACTCAAAAAGAGTCCTCTAAGTGCCACTTTaatttacatgtcaaaaaaatgaggtAGAAATATGCGACATTAGACCATACTTACTTATCGAAATACACTGTCACCAGTACTAATAAGTTATCtctttgtttacatgttgtgtACGTGCaatatttctgtgtgtatttgtatatatgtgtattgtTTGAAACTTCATCGCGGGGTCCAGCTGAATATGAGAGTAAGTCAACATTATTTTCCACTAACTCCTAAATTAAAAGTAATGTGATAAACTAGTCTTCTCTCTCTAATCGTGTCCACGTCTCGGACTGACCTGCGCTGATGTCCTTTACACCTTAAGAATAACTTTGTCTAAGCCTCTTGTACAAGCACTCTTAAAGCCGTCAGACTGGCGTGCTTTTCCGTTTCGAGGCggagacgagagagagagagagagagagaatttgaTGGGATTAGGGTTAGGAGTGTATATCTGACTGAGGGGGCTGGAAAACTGTTCTCACAGCAGCTTTAAAAGGAACAAGCATgactcagcagctcacacagTACACTGTAACGCATTTATTGATATGTTGACAACTTAAAGCTTTTATGCCAGTAAATATGTCTATTTTTACGTTAAAATTTGTCATAGTGCATCTCTTaacttcatttgtttgtgtgtctttgtcagaTAAGCTGCGGAGGAGCATGCCTAACCTTGTCAGAACTCCCAGCATGCCCAGTGTGCCCATTCCAACCAACCCCAGTGCTTCCCCTTCTTTGCTTCGTAACAGCCAGAGTTTCGATTCATCCAGCGGGCTGGCTCGACTGCAGTCCTCCAGTAAGACACAGAttctcttgttttatttttgtttattttggggcCACTTGTGGAATAAAGGTACACTCAACCCTTCCTTGGCCCTTTGTTGCAGGTCATccactctctctttcccctgTTCACACTTAAGCTGACCTATCCGAATGCAGGcgaaaaagccccaaaaaatctttgaaacaaaAAGTTTACAGAGGCTTgcacaacttgtgcagtttaGTCCAAGTCTCTTTTGTGCAGTATATGCTCTGTACTCCCCAAACAGATACAGTTTTACATAAAACTGATCTGAATCTGAAGCTTTattatgctctcttcaaagccagaatCCACTGACAAAAGTCATTTTACCTCGTTGAGCGCTGGActtgctggtctaccgctgcctcaatcagttagtttgtttgtgctgttttgtgactttggtgtttaaaaggtgAGTTTGGATTCATCAAAGttgaacaacaacacagactAACTAAGTGATCgcagcagcagtagaccaaCAACTTCTGTGTTCAAGAATCTAAAACGATCCTTTTCTTCAGTAGAGTTCAGTTCTCCATCAGAAAGGGCTGTTTGCAAAGtactgttgttaaacgtggacaACTGTGACTTCAAATTATCAAgtagtttctctgtttttttttggattcttaatTCACTGCAGAGGCATAAGAGAAAAACTACGTTTTCTTaacaaattcaaagtaacagAGAGTGAGTAATTTATATGCAAACCATCATTTGAGAAATTAAGAATTGAAAAcgtttttttatcatgaaataCATATGCAAATTGATCTAATGCAATCATTTGTCTGTTATCCACCTCCAGTCCCTTCCCCAGGCCAGCTACAAAACAGGGTCCAGAGCGTCGGGAACTTCTCCTCATTATCACGGCAGCCGATAAAGGCCACCGCCTACGTCAGTCCCACCATTAAGGGCTCGTCCTCCATGCCAACCTCCACCAGCCTCCAGGGTCTGAACGTCAGCAGCGGGATGAACACAGGGGGTGGCAGTGGCATCCCTCTGCTCAGTAAACCACCAGGTGGAGGGGGGACACCCACCTCTACGCCGAACACGCCCCGCAGCAGCCTGCCCCGTCCTGCTTCCTTTGTTGGCACTCCAAGCTCAACCCCCCGCAACAAGGTGGCCCAACCAGCTCGAAGGTaaagtctttatttattttatttatgcttgatgttgatgttgatgtggCATGATGTTTTTTAGTTGCCCATCCCAATTTTATAAATGAGATATCTCGGGAaggaaatattttcaatttgtcAAAAACCTCCACAAGGACTCAACTATAAACTGTCATAGCTAAGTATGTTGttgaaaagagcataaaaaagcagtttgatattatattatcccaaatggcataaaaaagtcaaagtttgactgctcctaaaaatggctaaaaatgatagAGAATAGTTCCTAGAGACgagtaatagtatacaaagtgaaaatgaagtccaaaaaaaggccaaaaacctgataatttagcatgtcccaaaaatggcgaaaaaaaggcaatagtatagtatggcaaaaaagtcaaaatttgaccgctcctaaaaatggctgaaaactacttagaatagcttgtagaagcgcgttatagtatacaaagtggaaataaagtccaaaaaaggccaaaaacctgataatttagcatgtcccaaaaatggcgaaaaaaaggcaatagtatagtatggaaaaaaattcaaaatttgacccctcctaaaaatggctgaaaactacttagaatagcttgtagaagcgcGTTATAacatacaaagtgaaaataaagtccaaataaggccaaaaacctgctaatgtagcatgtcccaaaaatggggaaaaaaaagtcaatagtatagtatggcgaaaaaagtcaaaatttgacccctcctaaaaatgtctgaaaacgacttagaatagcttgtagaagcgcgttatagcatacaaagtggaaataaaggtcaaaaaaggccaaaaacctgctaatttagcatgtcccaaaaatggggaacaaaaggcaatagtatagtatggcgaaaaaagtcaaaattggacccctcctaaaaatgtctgaaaacgacttagaatagcttgtagaagcgcGTTATAgcgtacaaagtggaaataaaggtcaaaaaaggccaaaaaccagctaatttagcatgtcccaaaaatggggaaaaaaaggcaatagtatagtatggcgaaaaaagtcaaaattggacccgtcctaaaaatggctgaaaaccacttagaatagcttgtagaagcgtcttatagcatacaaagtggaaataaaggtaaaaaaaaggccaaaaacctgctaatttagcatgtcccaaaaatggggaaaaaaaggcaatagtatagtatggcgaaaaaagtcaaaatttgacccctcctaaaaattgctaaaaactacgtagaatagcttgtagaagcgcGTTATAgcgtacaaagtggaaataaaggtcaaaaaaggccaaaaaaacagctaatttagcatgtcccaaaaatggcggaaaaaaaggcaatagtatagtatggcgaaaaattcAAAATTGGACCGCTcctgaaaatggctaaaaatgatatagaatagcttatagagatgcgtaatagtatacaaagtggaaataaaggtgaaaaaaggccaaaaaccagctaatttagcatgtcccaaaaatggggaaaaggcaatagtatagtatggcgaaaaaagtcaaaattggacccctcctaaaaatgtctgaaaacgacttagaatagcttgtagaagcgcGTTATAGCATAcgaagtggaaataaaggtcaaaaaaggccaaaaaccagctaatttagcatgtcccaaaaatggggaaaaaaaggcaatagtatagtatggcgaaaaaagtcaaaattggacccctcctaaaaatgtctgaaaacgacttagaatagcttgtagaagcgcGTTATAgcgtacaaagtggaaataaaggtcaaaaaaggccaaaaaccagctaatttagcatgtcccaaaaatggggaaaaaaaggcaatagtatagtatggcgaaaaaagtcaaaattggacccctcctaaaaatgtctgaaaacgacttagaatagcttgtagaagcgcGTTATAgcgtacaaagtggaaataaaggtcaaaaaaggccaaaaacctgctaatttagcatgtcccaaaaatggggaaaaaaggcaaatgtagtatagtatggcgaaaaaagtcaaaattggaccccctcctaaaaatgtctgaaaacgacttagaatagcttgtagaagcgcgtttatagcatacaaagtggaaaataaggtaaaaaaaggccaaaaacctgctaatttagcatgtcccaaaaatggggaacaaaaggcaatagtatagtatggcgaaaaaagtcaaaattggacccctcctaaaaaaatgtcttgaaaacgacttagaatagcttgtagaagcgcGTTATAgcgtacaaagtggaaataaaggtcaaaaaaggccaataaaaaacctgctaatttagcatgtcccaaaaatggggaacaaaaggcaatagtatagtatggcgaaaaaagtcaaaattggacccctcctaaaaatgtctgaaaacgacttagaatagtTTGTAGAGGCGAGTTATAGCGTACAAAGTGCaaataattgtcaaaaaagCTTGATGAGTTGGATGTAATGTGTTTGAATCTTAGCTGGGAATTTTGTGTAAATGGTTGAGCCACTTTGTATGACAGTTCAGTATGTGTTCCTTGTGCATTTCTCACCTTAGTTAATGGTTGGGTGGTTCAACTtgtcatatatatttatatatataatatatatatatatatatatatatatatatatatgtgtgtgtatgtatatatgtatgtatgtatatatatatgtatatatgtatgtatatatattgtgtgtgtgtgttatatgtatgtatatatgtgtatatacatatatatatatgtatgtatgtgtatatatatatatatatatgtatatgtatttgtatgtatgtatatgtgtgttgtgtgtatatgtatataggtgtgtgtatgtatgtatatacacacatgtatgtatgtgtgtatatatatctatgtatgtatatatatatatat from Plectropomus leopardus isolate mb chromosome 24, YSFRI_Pleo_2.0, whole genome shotgun sequence encodes the following:
- the LOC121963000 gene encoding LOW QUALITY PROTEIN: SLAIN motif-containing protein 1-like (The sequence of the model RefSeq protein was modified relative to this genomic sequence to represent the inferred CDS: inserted 1 base in 1 codon), encoding MEAAVLNHAIMTEVDCNSNTLNAELEVKKLQELVRKLERQNEQLRTRATSCSGGPLVLPVSPACVISGAGGYCLPSPLPTLLCQTSLGSLEEPFDYFQPHSGGGGAAAGEAEDGSEPSVLDELELLDFDSLCCSDDSDETWLYVPSKSRETDTSVSPLQWCRQALDSPKSEVEAARRSLSLRLEQVSRWRSSLSSPSPTSSPGPPLSRVAGVSPISASPSAKPCSPSSDRHAPSLSSPLHPVLHRTLSPVGKDLSPLAERTPTFLPASRSRSLRRSTLSPQSSMDSDLGASEVEDDSITLGYKLQDLTDVQVMARLQEESLRQDYASTSSVLANRRSQSFTFQLSQLSAGPDLEEEDEEDDEDYGLLPPPQPRLTRLPHSHTFSSIRDWRRSTTSLSTPPSTPSTPPYPSAGFAFQPQLQAQPQGLGLGSLCAAEQHGFRPGSAEYENKLRRSMPNLVRTPSMPSVPIPTNPSASPSLLRNSQSFDSSSGLARLQSSIPSPGQLQNRVQSVGNFSSLSRQPIKATAYVSPTIKGSSSMPTSTSLQGLNVSSGMNTGGGSGIPLLSKPPGGGGTPTSTPNTPRSSLPRPASFVGTPSSTPRNKVAQPARSLLTPPKSLSXLSALRDSTWKDGCY